A window of the Terriglobia bacterium genome harbors these coding sequences:
- a CDS encoding cytochrome b N-terminal domain-containing protein, producing MIMKMRGTRVWKSVFRRGPAFTNRTRSLAIFGNLFLHVVPVKVREKSLRVRATYYLGSFSLFLFLLLTVTGILLMFYYHPAVPQAYRDMKDLRFVVSNGVFLRNLHRLAAHLMVVTVFWHMFHVFYRGGYKPPHEFNWIIGVGLLLVTLFLSYTGYLLPWDQLAYWAITVGTNIISYVPILGSPMRFLLLGGHVIGENALLRFYVLHCVILPAAAVILIAVHLWRVQKDGGLTVREEYEREKQL from the coding sequence TGAAGATGCGAGGCACCCGCGTCTGGAAATCCGTTTTTCGCCGCGGACCGGCATTCACCAACCGCACGCGGAGCCTGGCCATCTTCGGCAACCTGTTCCTGCATGTCGTGCCGGTCAAGGTGCGCGAAAAGTCCCTGCGCGTGCGCGCCACCTATTACCTCGGTTCTTTCTCCCTCTTCCTGTTCCTGCTTCTGACCGTCACCGGCATCCTGTTGATGTTCTACTACCATCCCGCCGTACCGCAAGCCTATCGCGATATGAAGGACCTGCGCTTTGTCGTCTCCAACGGCGTATTCCTGCGCAACCTTCATCGCCTGGCCGCACACCTCATGGTAGTCACGGTCTTCTGGCACATGTTTCACGTCTTTTATCGCGGCGGATACAAGCCTCCGCACGAATTCAATTGGATCATAGGCGTGGGATTGCTGCTCGTCACTCTGTTCCTGAGTTATACGGGCTACTTGCTGCCCTGGGACCAATTGGCCTACTGGGCCATCACCGTGGGCACCAACATTATCTCTTATGTTCCGATCCTTGGGAGTCCGATGCGCTTCCTGCTCCTGGGTGGACACGTCATCGGGGAAAATGCTCTCCTGCGCTTCTACGTCCTGCACTGCGTGATCCTGCCGGCGGCGGCGGTGATTCTGATTGCAGTCCATCTGTGGCGAGTTCAGAAGGATGGCGGCTTGACCGTGCGAGAGGAATATGAACGAGAAAAACAGCTATGA